The nucleotide sequence GTTACTCTTGTGGCGGAACATGCGCTAGAGGCCGCACGTGATGCGGACATAAAGTCGGCAAAGGGCGAGAAGACAGGACCTCTCCATGGCCTTCCCGTGGCTCACAAGGATCTGGTGGACACAAAGGGAATAAGAACAACTTATGGTTCGCCCATTTTCAAGGATCATGTGCCTGCTGTGGACGCTCTGATAGTCGAAAGGCTAAAATCAGCCGGGGCCCTGACATTGGGCAAGACCAACACCCCAGAATTTGGTGCTGGCTCCCAAACATTCAATCCTGTCTTTGGGCCGACCAGAAACCCTTATGACCTGAGCAAGACCTGCGGAGGAAGTAGCGGTGGGGCTGCCGTGGCCTTGGCCTGCGGCATGGTGCCCATAGCGGATGGTAGCGACCTGGGGGGCTCTCTTAGAAACCCAGCCAGTTTCTGCAATGTGGTAGGCTTCAGACCGTCGCCTGGGAGAGTGCCCATTTGGCCCACACCATCGGCCTGGTTCCCTTTGACCGTTGAAGGCCCCATGGCAAGAACTGTACAGGATGCGGCCCTGATGTTAGGTGCCATAGCTGGACCGGATCCTCGCTCCCCCATTTCCATAGCAGAGCCTGGAGAACGCTTTTGGGGCCCTCTGGATAGGGATTTCAGGGGAGTTAAGATTGCTTGGAGCAGAGACCTGGGTGGGCTTCCGGTGGAAGCTGAGGTGACAGGAGTTCTGGAAAGCCAGCTAAGCGTGTTCCAGGATATGGGTTGCATCGTGGAAGAAGCAGAACCGGACCTCACCGACGCAGATGAGGTGTTTCGGGTCTTCAGGGCCTGGCGTTTTGAGCTTTCCCATGGTCGGCTTTTGGATGAAAAAAGGCACCTCATGAAGCCAACAGTAATATGGAACATAGAGGAGGGCAGGAAGCTCACGGGAGTTCAGCTAGGTCAAGCCGAGGTGAAACGCACGGCCCTGTATCACAGGGTCAGGGAGTTCATGGAGCAATACGAGTTTCTGCTGCTGCCTGTAAGCCAGGTTCTGCCCTTCCCGGTAGAGCAAGAGTATGTCACCGAAATAAACAACATCCGTATGGAGACATACCTGGACTGGATGCGATCCTGCTACTACATAACCGTTACAGGCCTGCCTGCCATATCCGTGCCTTGTGGATTCAGCTCCCAAGAGCTTCCGGTAGGTCTCCAGATAGTGGGGCGTCATCAACAGGACTTGGGTGTATTGCAACTGGCCTATGCCTTTCAGGAGGCCACTGGCTTCTGGAGAAAAAGACCCGCTTTGGTGCTGGAGGCTGGAAGTGAGAAATCCCAACACTCATAGGGCAAACCTCAAGGCCAAACAGGATGTTACAGTCCTGGAGGAGGTCTCCCTTTTTATGCCTGAAGGGGTGATCCTAAGAGGATCGCTGGCCTGGGCTGGGCAGCACATACTGTGCCTCGGAGAAACTAGGCAGGTCTTGGGGGCTGCAGGCCCAAGAGCCAGAAGAATAAAGTTGAAAGGGGCCCTGGTCCTGCCAGGTTTCTGGGACGGGCATACGCATATGCTGTCTGGAGCCCTGGAACAGGGGCAGGTGCAACTCAATGCTGTAAAGGACAGAAATGAATTCAGGGAGGCCATATTCCATTGGGTGAATCAGAACCCTCAGGAGCCCTGGATAGTGGGCTCGGGCTGGAACGACGCACTTTGGGGCGGATTGGCCCCATCCAAGCAGTGGGTTGAGGATGTAAGCGCAGGAAGACCCCTTTTCTTGCTGCGCTACGACATGCATAGCGCCTTGGTCAACTCCGTGGCCCTGAAATTGGCCGGGATCGGCCCCAACAGCTCAGATCCCCAGGGGGGAAGAATTATTCGTGACCCCTCCACAGGAGAGCCCACTGGGTTGTTGCTGGAAAAAGCCATGGAGTTGGTGGCCCGCTTGATTCCTCCGCCTTCCCTCTCAACCAGGGCCAGACTCCTTTCCCGAGCCCTAGAGAAGGCCGTGGCCTTGGGCCTCACATCAATCCAAGACCTGGTCTGGGACTTCGGGGACACGCAAGTGCACACAGAGGTCTTTTCCAGACAAGGAGCTCGACCCAGAGTGTTTCTCAGAACACCCATAGAGCAGCTCTCCCAGTTCCTGGAAGCCAGGGATTGGCAATGGCCCTCAGGTATCTTGCTACAGGGGGTCAAGGGCTTTCTGGATGGGAGTCTGGGGTCACGCTCCGCCTGGCTCCGGAAACCGTACGAAGGCACAGAGGCCGACTGCGGGGTTAGCTGGGTGTCTGACAATGCCCGTTTCAGGGAAATGGTCATGGAGGCGGTGCGGCAGGATGTGGCTGTTTCACTGCATGCCATAGGTGATGCGGCCATAGGAAAGGCCCTCGAGCTTTACCATGAATGCATCCAAAGGAATCTGGGCCGGGCCTCCTTGAGGATCGAGCACTTTCAGCACCCTTCACAACAGGACATCATGGGCATGGATCATCCCAGGCTCACGGCCTCTGTTCAGCCCCTCCACATGGTTTTCGATGCAGCCCCCACAGAACAAAGACTTGGCCCCGAGAGGGCCAGGCTTTCTTTTCCCCTCCGCAGCCTCATGGAACTCAGGTGCAATGTTGTATTCGGCTCGGACTGGTCGGTGGCGGATCTAAATCCTTTGTTGGGGATCCAGGCCGCGGTGACACGTAGGGACCGGGATGGAAGATGGCCTGGTGGCTGGATTCCTGACCAGTGCATTGGAATAGAACAGGCCCTGAAGGCCTATACCTGGAATGCCGCCCGCAGTGTAGGATTCCACGAAATCTCAGGATGCCTGGCCCAGGGCAGACTGGCTGATCTCACGGTGCTGGACAGGGACATAACCTCTTGTGAGCCCTTGCAGATTCCAGAGGCCAGAGTGCTTTTGACCGTGGTGGAGGGCAAGATGATGTATGAAGACATTTAGCTTTTTTCCCAGGCCGGTTTGTGGAGCCGAAGACACAGAGAGCCAGGAATTTCTTGATTCATCTTGGTTGAACCTTCCTTGGGAGAGGCTAAGAAAACACCTTCTGGGCTTGCCGGAGTTGGCCTGGAGCTTCAAGCAATGACCCGTATAGGCCAAGAGTCACGGTTGGGAAGATACTCTTTTGGGAGCAAATCATGCCAGTAAAACCTTGGGAGTATTTGAGCTCTGAGATCCGTGCAGACTATCGCATATTCCGCCTTCGGGTGGACAGATCCCGATCCCCCAGGACCGGCAACACTCATGACTTCTTTATTCTGGAGTCCCCGGACTGGGTTAATGTAATACCCCTCACACCCGACAACCAGGTGGTGCTGGTGAGACAGTGGAGACACGGCACCCGATCCATGACCTTGGAGGTTCCTGGGGGGCTGGTGGAGTCCTCGGACAGCCCTGAGGAGGCAGCTCGCAGAGAACTCCTGGAAGAGACAGGCTATAAAGCCAGGGAAATTACCTATCTGGGGGCTGTGGAGCCCAACCCGGCCTTCTTGAACAACAGATGCCACACTTTCCTGGCCATGGATGTGGAAAAGGTCTCAGAACTCAGCCAAGATGAGAAAGAGGACATAGAGGTGGTGTTGAGACCTATGGCCCAGATACCAATGCTCATAAGGGATGGATCCATCTCCCACTCCTTGGTGGTGGCTGCTTTTTACAGGCTGTTTATGGAAAAAGAGCATTTCATCAAAAACCTTTCCTGCAGGCCCTAGAGGGCAAGCCTCTGATGCCAGTCCCGATCTTGAGTCAAGGCACAGGCCCCTGGAGCAACTAGGGCCAGCCATCCCGAGGTGAGGCTGGATCCTCAAGCTCCAGAGGGTATAATCATGTGCCTATGGAGCTGCCTCTGCAATATGCAAAGACTCACGGCAAGTGGTTTGCGACCTCAGTTTGCAGGGCCCTTAGACGGTACCGGATGATTTCCCCAGGAGAGCGCGTGGCTGTAGCCCTCTCAGGAGGAAAGGACAGCTCAGCCCTGCTGGTCATCTTGGATTATCTAAGGCGTCACTCAAAGATGAGATTTGAGCTACTGGGAATTCATGTTCGCATGGGTTCCTACGACACTCTACCCCTTCAAGAGCTATGCAAGAGATTGGGAGCTGATTATAGAGAGACCAGCCTCAGCTTTCCTGCCTCCATGCCTTCAGGGGTAGTGTGCTCCGTGTGCGCCAGGCTCAAAAGAGGAGCCATGGCCCGAGTATTGAAAGATGAAGGCGTAAGAAAGCTGGCCTTGGCTCACCATGCGGATGACATGGCCCAGACCATCCTCATGAACCTGGCCAAGGGAGTGGGTTTTCTTGGTTTTGCCCCTGTGGTATGCCTGCCAGGAGAACCCTTGGAGCTCATTCGGCCCCTGATATATCTCAGGGAGTCCACCTTGGCCAGCTTGCACAGGCGAAGCCTGATACCCCTGGTGGGAGACAGCTGCCCTTTCAACAGGGAAACTCTTAGGACAAAAGCCAAGCATGCCCTCCAAAGCCTTGAACTGATGCTGGGCAGGCAGTTCCCTCTTCG is from bacterium and encodes:
- a CDS encoding amidohydrolase, which gives rise to MRNPNTHRANLKAKQDVTVLEEVSLFMPEGVILRGSLAWAGQHILCLGETRQVLGAAGPRARRIKLKGALVLPGFWDGHTHMLSGALEQGQVQLNAVKDRNEFREAIFHWVNQNPQEPWIVGSGWNDALWGGLAPSKQWVEDVSAGRPLFLLRYDMHSALVNSVALKLAGIGPNSSDPQGGRIIRDPSTGEPTGLLLEKAMELVARLIPPPSLSTRARLLSRALEKAVALGLTSIQDLVWDFGDTQVHTEVFSRQGARPRVFLRTPIEQLSQFLEARDWQWPSGILLQGVKGFLDGSLGSRSAWLRKPYEGTEADCGVSWVSDNARFREMVMEAVRQDVAVSLHAIGDAAIGKALELYHECIQRNLGRASLRIEHFQHPSQQDIMGMDHPRLTASVQPLHMVFDAAPTEQRLGPERARLSFPLRSLMELRCNVVFGSDWSVADLNPLLGIQAAVTRRDRDGRWPGGWIPDQCIGIEQALKAYTWNAARSVGFHEISGCLAQGRLADLTVLDRDITSCEPLQIPEARVLLTVVEGKMMYEDI
- a CDS encoding tRNA 2-thiocytidine biosynthesis TtcA family protein, with translation MAVALSGGKDSSALLVILDYLRRHSKMRFELLGIHVRMGSYDTLPLQELCKRLGADYRETSLSFPASMPSGVVCSVCARLKRGAMARVLKDEGVRKLALAHHADDMAQTILMNLAKGVGFLGFAPVVCLPGEPLELIRPLIYLRESTLASLHRRSLIPLVGDSCPFNRETLRTKAKHALQSLELMLGRQFPLRMVLAAEKALLKPSSSMAPPHEQG
- a CDS encoding NUDIX hydrolase; the protein is MPVKPWEYLSSEIRADYRIFRLRVDRSRSPRTGNTHDFFILESPDWVNVIPLTPDNQVVLVRQWRHGTRSMTLEVPGGLVESSDSPEEAARRELLEETGYKAREITYLGAVEPNPAFLNNRCHTFLAMDVEKVSELSQDEKEDIEVVLRPMAQIPMLIRDGSISHSLVVAAFYRLFMEKEHFIKNLSCRP
- a CDS encoding amidase, with the translated sequence MSHQDLVFMTACEMARLIRNREISALELMEAHLSQIEKINPRVNAVVTLVAEHALEAARDADIKSAKGEKTGPLHGLPVAHKDLVDTKGIRTTYGSPIFKDHVPAVDALIVERLKSAGALTLGKTNTPEFGAGSQTFNPVFGPTRNPYDLSKTCGGSSGGAAVALACGMVPIADGSDLGGSLRNPASFCNVVGFRPSPGRVPIWPTPSAWFPLTVEGPMARTVQDAALMLGAIAGPDPRSPISIAEPGERFWGPLDRDFRGVKIAWSRDLGGLPVEAEVTGVLESQLSVFQDMGCIVEEAEPDLTDADEVFRVFRAWRFELSHGRLLDEKRHLMKPTVIWNIEEGRKLTGVQLGQAEVKRTALYHRVREFMEQYEFLLLPVSQVLPFPVEQEYVTEINNIRMETYLDWMRSCYYITVTGLPAISVPCGFSSQELPVGLQIVGRHQQDLGVLQLAYAFQEATGFWRKRPALVLEAGSEKSQHS